In the genome of Girardinichthys multiradiatus isolate DD_20200921_A chromosome 7, DD_fGirMul_XY1, whole genome shotgun sequence, one region contains:
- the LOC124871069 gene encoding probable ribonuclease ZC3H12C, with the protein MGLNDHLEDGTGHMLSLGLYLDYLHVDGAERQAAPHILKASEVLQVRGAVQSRSSYSIGGSTNSLSTNLSYRSSSSSCSIFSEESALSDNDEEQHQTGFDSGLEISHQGQLRLPRNSFLQCKQVRLDLAPNLSTGEPPQSEALAPADPISDCRTKVEFALKLGYSEELVLLVLRKLGPDALINDILGELVKLGTKTDMEQLKGPTVSQSPSSSLSSLTANSSLESCQLQSPSPLLEDKDNFRPVVIDGSNVAMSHGNKEVFSCQGIQLAVDWFLERGHRDITVFVPAWRKEQSRPDALITDQDILRRLEKGKILVFTPSRRVQGRRVVCYDDRFIVKLAYESNGIIVSNDNYRDLANEKPEWKKFIDERLLMYSFVNDKFMPPDDPLGRHGPSLENFLRKRPVAPEPRKQPCPYGKKCTYGHKCKFYHPERSRQPQRSVADELRASARISIASKGLLEHALMVKSKSSCQPEEMPEAEPGHGSKLPNQSPRSVPSDLTEDTFQMYSNLEGYKGSSIIGGHTSSGGSHSSGHLDKWAQLEESNGAYSSNLVENNNRYNSPEVGCRSLVKAFSGLCLVEPQTPESCLSASLQACSLPSDYSSDGSISSDSFSNDSMSDNSPKCQYHPPHYHHHYSDPYGHAASRVSSGMGQQYPYGYSVTQRSQREQGSVISHTSPCLRKTTSANILPQQRPLLSNYPGEQPPCLPQTSTAHPHSQSSPFCPSVLTSWEGELQDSTRHKGSPLHSRRNYSGVTQDPQHKTHWDSDQEPSIKTCHDLFSYKSFPPLHGKGWHSPWGQQLPSSPNGLSALSVSPPPQQFLRSLNTHKRHYSGHLSSGQYQDLKERVFVNLCAIFPPDLVKKVMTKNPHVMDAQELAASILMEKLQHGS; encoded by the exons ATGGGCCTAAATGACCATCTGGAGGATGGAACTGGCCACATGCTCAGTCTGGGGCTGTATCTGGACTATCTCCATGTGGATGGTGCTGAGAGGCAGGCAGCCCCACATATTCTGAAAGCTTCTGAAGTCTTGCAGGTCAGAGGTGCTGTCCAAAGCAGGAGCAGTTACAGTATTGGTGGGAGCACAAATAGTCTAAGTACAAATTTGAGTTatcgcagcagcagcagcagctgcagtattTTTTCTGAGGAGAGTGCTCTTTCCGACAATGATGAAGAACAACATCAGACTGGCTTTGATTCTGGACTTGAAATCTCCCACCAAGGTCAGCTTCGCTTACCCCGAAACTCTTTCTTACAGTGTAAACAGGTCAGGCTGGACCTGGCACCAAACCTGTCCACAGGAGAACCACCACAGTCAGAAGCATTAGCTCCTGCTGACCCCATTTCAGACTGTCGCACCAAGGTTGAGTTTGCTCTCAAGCTAGGCTACTCTGAGGAGCTGGTTCTGCTGGTCCTGAGGAAACTGGGCCCAGATGCACTTATTAATGACATCCTGGGAGAGCTGGTCAAACTGGGAACCAAGACAGATATGGAACAGCTGAAAGGTCCAACTGTGTCCCAgtctccctcctcctctttgTCATCCTTGACCGCTAACTCTTCCCTGGAGTCCTGTCAGCTACAGTCCCCATCACCCCTGCTGGAAGATAAGGACAACTTTCGGCCTGTTGTCATAGATGGCAGCAACGTAGCAATGAG TCATGGAAATAAGGAAGTGTTCTCCTGCCAAGGGATTCAGCTGGCTGTTGATTGGTTCTTGGAGCGAGGTCACCGTGATATCACAGTTTTTGTGCCAGCCTGGAGAAAGGAGCAGTCACGACCTGATgctcttatcactg ATCAAGATATCCTGAGGCGACTAGAAAAAGGAAAGATACTAGTTTTCACTCCATCCCGACGTGTGCAGGGACGACGCGTGGTTTGTTATGATGATAGATTCATCGTCAAACTGGCCTATGAATCAAATGGCATAATTGTTTCCAATGACAACTACCGAGACCTAGCCAATGAGAAGCCAGAGTGGAAGAAGTTTATTGACGAGCGCCTGCTGATGTACTCCTTTGTAAATGACAA ATTCATGCCTCCAGATGATCCGCTTGGACGCCATGGACCAAGCCTGGAAAATTTTCTGAGGAAAAGGCCTGTTGCTCCTGAACCTAGGAAGCAGCCATGTCCTTATG GAAAGAAATGCACATATGGCCACAAGTGTAAATTCTACCACCCAGAGAGAAGTAGGCAGCCCCAGCGCTCAGTGGCTGATGAGCTCCGTGCCAGTGCCAGAATTTCAATAGCTTCCAAAGGCCTGTTGGAACATGCCCTGATGGTCAAGAGCAAAAGTAGCTGTCAGCCAGAAGAGATGCCTGAAGCAGAACCAGGACATGGCAGTAAACTACCAAACCAGAGTCCTCGGAGTGTGCCCTCTGATCTCACAGAGGACACATTTCAGATGTATTCCAATCTAGAAGGGTATAAGGGAAGCAGTATCATTGGGGGTCATACTTCGTCAGGGGGGTCCCATTCATCAGGACATCTGGACAAGTGGGCACAACTTGAGGAAAGTAATGGAGCTTACAGTTCAAATTTAGTCGAAAATAACAACAGATACAATTCACCAGAGGTGGGCTGCAGGTCTCTGGTAAAGGCCTTTTCAGGTCTCTGTCTTGTGGAGCCACAGACCCCAGAAAGCTGCTTATCAGCCAGTCTGCAAGCATGTTCCCTCCCATCTGACTATAGCAGTGATGGCAGTATTAGCTCAGATTCTTTTTCCAATGACTCTATGTCAGACAATAGCCCCAAGTGCCAATATCACCCTCCTCACTACCATCATCACTACAGTGACCCATATGGCCACGCTGCAAGCCGGGTTTCTTCTGGGATGGGCCAGCAATACCCTTATGGTTATTCTGTTACTCAAAGATCGCAGAGAGAACAAGGATCTGTCATCTCTCACACATCTCCATGCCTCCGCAAGACCACTTCAGCAAACATCCTACCACAGCAACGTCCACTGCTAAGCAACTATCCAGGGGAACAGCCACCTTGTCTACCTCAAACATCCACTGctcatcctcattctcagagctCACCCTTCTGTCCCAGTGTGTTGACCTCTTGGGAAGGTGAACTCCAGGATTCTACAAGACACAAAGGATCACCACTTCATTCCAGAAGGAACTACTCTGGAGTAACCCAAGATCCTCAGCATAAGACACACTGGGATTCTGACCAGGAGCCATCTATCAAGACTTGCCATGATCTATTTTCCTACAAGAGTTTTCCCCCACTTCACGGCAAGGGTTGGCATTCTCCTTGGGGCCAGCAACTCCCATCATCCCCCAATGGTCTCTCAGCTTTAAGTGTCTCACCACCCCCACAGCAGTTCCTAAGATCCCTCAACACTCACAAGCGCCACTACTCGGGGCATCTTTCCTCGGGTCAGTACCAGGACCTCAAGGAGAGGGTTTTTGTCAACTTATGTGCCAT